In a single window of the Phocoena phocoena chromosome 14, mPhoPho1.1, whole genome shotgun sequence genome:
- the MYCN gene encoding N-myc proto-oncogene protein, with amino-acid sequence MPSCTASTMPGMICKNPDLEFDSLQPCFYPDEDDFYFGGPDSTPPGEDIWKKFELLPTPPLSPSRAFPEHSPEPPNWATEMLLPEADLWGNPAEEDAFGLGGLGGLTPNPVILQDCMWSGFSAREKLERAVSEKLQHGRPPAAGPAVPAPGAGATGPAGRGHSAVAAGPGRAGAALPAELAHTAAECVDPAVVFPFPVNKREPAAAPAAPAGAPAAGAAVASGASAAAPAGAPVAALPRTGGRLASGGDHKALSTSGEDTLSDSDDEDDEEEDEEEEIDVVTVEKRRSSSNSKAVTTFTITVRPKSAALGPGRAPSGELILKRCVPIHQQHNYAAPSPFVESEDAPPQKKIKSEASPRPLKSVIPPKAKSLSPRNSDSEDSERRRNHNILERQRRNDLRSSFLTLRDHVPELVKNEKAAKVVILKKATEYVHSLQAEEHELLLEKEKLQARQQQLLKKIEHARTC; translated from the exons ATGCCGAGCTGCACCGCGTCCACCATGCCGGGGATGATCTGCAAGAACCCGGACCTCGAGTTTGACTCTCTGCAGCCCTGCTTCTACCCGGACGAAGATGACTTCTACTTCGGCGGCCCCGACTCGACCCCCCCGGGGGAGGACATCTGGAAGAAGTTTGAGCTGTTGCCCACGCCCCCGCTGTCGCCCAGCCGTGCCTTCCCGGAGCACAGCCCGGAGCCCCCGAACTGGGCCACCGAGATGCTGCTGCCCGAGGCCGACCTGTGGGGCAACCCGGCCGAGGAGGACGCGTTCGGCCTGGGGGGCCTGGGCGGCCTCACGCCCAACCCGGTCATCCTCCAGGACTGCATGTGGAGCGGCTTCTCGGCCCGCGAGAAGCTGGAGCGCGCGGTGAGCGAGAAGCTGCAGCACGGCCGGCCGCCCGCCGCGGGGCCCGCGGTCCCGGCCCCGGGCGCGGGCGCCACCGGCCCCGCGGGCCGCGGGCACAGCGCAGTGGCTGCGGGGCCGGGCCGCGCCGGGGCCGCCCTGCCCGCCGAGCTCGCCCACACGGCCGCCGAGTGCGTGGATCCCGCCGTGGTCTTCCCGTTCCCGGTGAACAAGCGCGAGCCCGCGGCGGCGCCCGCCGCCCCGGCCGGTGCCCCAGCGGCGGGGGCCGCGGTCGCCTCGGGGGCGAGCGCCGCAGCCCCGGCGGGCGCCCCGGTGGCCGCTCTTCCACGCACCGGCGGCCGCCTGGCCAGCGGCGGTGACCACAAGGCCCTCAGCACCTCCGGAGAGGACACCCTGAGCGACTCAG ATGATGAAGATGACGAGGAGGAAGACGAAGAGGAGGAAATCGACGTAGTGACTGTGGAGAAGCGGCGGTCCTCCTCCAACAGCAAGGCCGTCACCACCTTCACCATCACCGTGCGTCCCAAGAGCGCGGCCCTGGGACCTGGGAGGGCCCCGTCGGGTGAGCTGATCCTCAAGCGCTGCGTCCCCATCCACCAGCAACACAACTACGCCGCCCCGTCTCCCTTCGTGGAGAGCGAGGATGCGCCGCCCCAGAAGAAGATAAAGAGCGAAGCATCCCCGCGTCCCCTCAAGAGCGTCATCCCCCCAAAGGCCAAGAGCTTGAGCCCGCGCAACTCTGACTCGGAGGACAGCGAGCGCCGTCGGAACCACAACATCTTGGAGCGCCAGCGCCGCAACGACCTGCGGTCCAGCTTCCTCACGCTCAGGGACCACGTGCCAGAGCTGGTGAAGAACGAGAAGGCCGCCAAGGTGGTCATCTTGAAAAAGGCCACCGAGTACGTCCACTCCCTCCAGGCCGAGGAGCACGAGCTTTTGCTGGAGAAGGAGAAGCTGCAGGCGAGACAGCAGCAGTTGCTAAAGAAAATCGAACACGCTCGGACTTGCTAA